One Aphelocoma coerulescens isolate FSJ_1873_10779 chromosome 5, UR_Acoe_1.0, whole genome shotgun sequence DNA segment encodes these proteins:
- the LOC138111586 gene encoding galectin-related protein A-like has product MTEERCAKVEQYVGEIKGGLRPTMKLTVIGMVHSKPKSFSVALLCDPVDANKDVGLLFTVNFSEKSITRNARIAGKWGREEKTIPYFPFTAGDTFKMELLCEHQQIRVLLDGRQLCDFTHRIQPLSLVKALRISGDIKLTKVA; this is encoded by the exons ATGACAGAGGAGAGGTGTGCCAAA GTGGAGCAGTACGTTGGTGAAATTAAAGGTGGCCTGAGACCAACCATGAAACTCACAGTCATAGGCATGGTGCACTCCAAACCCAAGAG cttttcagtgGCTCTGCTCTGTGATCCAGTGGATGCAAACAAAGATGTTGGACTGTTATTTACAGTTAACTTCAGTGAGAAATCCATCACCCGAAATGCACGAATTGCTGGGAAatggggaagagaagagaagactaTTCCCTACTTTCCATTTACAGCAGGCGACACGTTCAAG ATGGAGCTCTTATGTGAACACCAGCAAATACGAGTCTTGCTTGATGGACGGCAGCTCTGTGACTTCACTCACCGCATTCAGCCTCTGAGCTTGGTGAAAGCTTTGCGGATCTCAGGGGACATCAAGCTTACCAAAGTGGCTTGA
- the PLEK2 gene encoding pleckstrin-2, whose translation MMEEEAGVLKEGFLVKRGHVVRNWKVRWFVLLQDKLLYYKIEGGKKEPSPKGRILLDGCTITCPCLEYENRPLLIKLKTKTNTDYFLECCSREERDSWALDITGAIHAGHPVQVQELHRMKNSFKLLENISLHDIVERMYDSSTGIKLTRNLDQGSRYKETFTGSALVDWLISNSFAVSRFEAVTLASMLMDENFIRPVGVRSTEATRSSDPSEKFLDDSTALYMFAESSKKNTSSKEEVHFNISELSGKIVKQGFLVKQGHKRKNWKVRKFVLRADPAFLHYYDPTKEENKPVGGFSLRGCLVSALEDNGVPAGVKGNVQGNLFKIITKNDIHYYIQASSKAERVQWIEAIKPLT comes from the exons ATGATGGAGGAGGAAGCTGGAGTGCTGAAGGAGGGGTTCCTCGTCAAACGG GGACATGTTGTTCGTAACTGGAAAGTGAGATGGTTCGTTCTGCTTCAGGATAAGCtgctgtattacaaaatagAAGGAGGCAAGAAGGAGCCTTCTCCAAAGGGCAGGATCCTTTTGGATGGCTGCACTATTACTTGTCCATGCCTGGAATATGAGAACAGACCG CTACTCATCAAACTAAAGACAAAAACCAATACAGACTATTTCCTTGAATGTTGCTCCAGGGAGGAACGTGACTCTTGGGCTTTGGACATCACTGGAGCTATTCATGCTGGTCACCCAGTACAGGTACAAGAACTTCACAGAATGAAGAACTCTTTCAAACTGCTAGAAAATATCAGCCTCCA CGACATAGTGGAGAGAATGTATGACAGCAGTACTGGAATTAAGCTGACCCGCAATTTGGATCAAGGCAGCAGATATAAAGAGACCTTCACAG GTTCTGCCCTGGTGGACTGGCTCATCTCCAACAGCTTTGCTGTGTCACGATTTGAGGCTGTCACCTTGGCATCCATGCTGATGGATGAGAACTTCATCAGGCCCGTGGGGGTCCGCAGCACGGAGGCCACGCGCTCCAGCGACCCCTCTGAGAAGTTCCTCGATGACTCCACCGCACTGTACATGTTT GCTGAGAGCAGTAAGAAAAATACCAGTTCCAAGGAAGAGGTACATTTTAACATCTCTGAATTAAGTGGCAAAATTGTGAAGCAAGGATTCTTAGTGAAACAG GGGCACAAGAGGAAAAACTGGAAGGTGAGAAAATTTGTTTTGAGAGCTGATCCTGCTTTTTTGCACTACTATGATCCCACCAAG gaagaaaacaaaccagtagGTGGATTCTCTCTTCGTGGCTGTCTTGTCTCAGCTCTGGAGGACAATGGAGTCCCAGCAG gagTGAAGGGCAATGTGCAAGGCAACCTCTTCAAAATCATCACCAAAAATGACATTCATTATTACATCCAGGCCAGCTCCAAGGCAGAGCGAGTGCAGTGGATTGAGGCAATCAAACCACTGACATGA